Below is a window of Arabidopsis thaliana chromosome 2, partial sequence DNA.
TCATCTTTATCCTTAAAAgcttttttgctaattttagTTGctaaaactttgttttattcaCTTTATCATTTGCTATATTGTATATACtgctaaattatattttcaatctatatttcatcatcttcatttttgtaaggaatttttagcttattttttgtattaagtTTCTGGTAATATGATTCTCAATTATtttgctgtaaaaaaaaatatatattattttgtttttttccattaaTATTGTATATCAAATAACCTtcaattaaaaacaacaatattaatttagcttttggTTGTGGCATGAGTgtaatatagtaatattaggggtagaaaaaaaaacaaactctcACTTAACTAGCCCAATGGGCCATgccatttttttaaaacacgcAGGGCTTTTCATATCCGAATAGTTAACGCCACGTCATCTCTGACGCGTGAGAGATTTGTTGTCAAATGTAATAAACCAGCTAATCATTAGTCTGTCTTACTGTCTCCTTCTTGTGGttaaaatcaaaagtcaaaccAGCTCACATTAGTGTAAttatttaactaaattataaaaaagataatcatattttgattAGCTAATAACTAAACTACTTGACGATTGAGCGAATCTTATATTTAGTCTTACgggattaaacaaaaaatatcaatcagaCCTTGTTACGTAAGCACAAATCATAGTGTTTGGTTGAAAAACGAAgaataatacatttttttttatagtgtGTTAGTACTGTTTTACTTTATActtccatattcttttttcaatAGACATGTTTTTTCTAATCTTCTTTTTGGtgttaatttgatttaaattaagttaaatttttgttgttttatgtatttggCCAAAATGATATTTGCATCATAAGGTTCATgtagaagaaaacatatcttcatttttttttactttctagtctttttcaaTCTAGTGGACCTAATCCTTTTTCAAAATGATCTTCAAAGAATTTTTGTACCTAGTCTTGAATAAATGTGAGgaaatctttctttctttttatgtgAAAAAATGTGAGGAAATCTAATTTACGTCTTTCATTTTTCTGCGAACATAAAATGGGTAAGGAGATATGGAAAATGTAAGATTCGGTTTGCAATTTTTCTGCAAACACAAGATCTCTGTTTTCTGCAAGAACAGAACCAATTTCCCACCAGGGTAACTCATTTTGACCACTTACAAGCGCCAGGCAATAATCCTTCTTCAAGGCCTTTCACCACTCCCCAAGTTCTCTGCTTTGGATCATATAAGCTCTCAAAAATCATAATCCAATACCAAAATTCATGATAAGTTATATGTTTTATTCATTatcaagaaattgaaaaacaacaaTTCAAAAAGTTCATCTTTTAGAATCATATACTAGAAAACACATAAATCAAGCTCCATTCACCAATTATTGATGAAGTCATGAAGATAAATCGATTATTATCCTCTGATGCAACAACAGCGTGGAGGATTTCCAACACAATGTCCAGTCCGGTAAATAGCTACATTAGTACAGTCATAGAAGCATGCATGATCATCCCGTCTAGCATCACATAGAAAAAGGCAAGCACCATATTTTGCTGGCTCGATCACTGCACATATATACAACTCCacattaaaactataaatctGTAGATACATGTCCAAATAACagttttagtttcttcaaGGTTCTTAacaacatatacatatacacagATACATGTAATATTGTATTActaattctatatttttaagaattttttgtttcctgaattattgttttggtAGTGATCAAAGATAgttgaaaataacaaaaaaaaataaacatcttCGCAAAGAAACAACATACCTGACTCGGCCTCAACATCGTAATAAGAAAACGAAATTGTCAATAtaattacaagaaaaacagTTGCAGAGGTTTTTTTGATACCCATAGGTTCTATTATCTTTTAGGTTTTCGTGAAAGTCTTATTTATAGGACTATTTTTCTTGGaaagtttcaagtttttatcctctgtttttattttacagtAAGTAGATCTTccataaataaatttgttattttggtaaagagagattttcatttctttttattatcttctttaaGTAGAAAGAATCTTAAAACTACTATACTTGaatacttataaaaaaaattactatacttgaatatatcaaatttaatgCAAAGTTCATGTTGGAGAAATTAAATACTAATATCAAAATGTATTTGTATAAATCACATTACAATCACTTTGACTGGAAGACCATTATTCTGTGTGGTAAACtggtaattaattactaaattacCACCTACATAAACCGAATATAATTGGACACACATAGAGAGAATTTTCTGTTGTCGAATATTCCAAAACTTATCAAAATAATGTATGTTTCTATTTATAGTCTGTTTCTCTTTATAGTCTGTGTGTATAAATATGATGAGTTTGAATATCACGggtgatgaaaaaaaaaaaaaatgaatatcacGGGTCCTCGAAAACCACTCCTTCTTTATCCCCActgtttcatgttttcttcGCATAGGTAATGGGTTcaattgtgaaaaaaaaaaaaaaaggtaatggGTTCAATATTTCGTCTATATTAAAACTTATACACACAACTATTTTGCCCTAAATGAATTGTGACGGAGAGAATTTTACGCTCTAAACTGGAAAAGATAGAGTGATCCTGAAACGAATAAACGGAGGAGAAGGGGAGAGAAGGAGTATCATAGTTTAGTTTCTCTCACACTGTATCCGATTATTTAACTCCACGTTGACACGTTGTCTCTGACGCGTGAGAGACTTGTTGTCAAATGTAATAAACCAGCTAATAATTAGTCTGTCTCCTGGTACAGTCATGGTTGCATGCATGATCATAGTTTGGTTTCTCCCACACTATGGATCAATTTAGTTTACATAGTGAAGcaagtttatgttttcaatttcatgtTGTTACTCACCTTTTCTATTTAGTTCAAGTGAACATATAACTCATATCGTGGACCAAATTAGATTTCATAGTTAGTTCACATGATGGACCAAACTTAgatgttaaaattttgtacATATCTTAAAAACTCAACGGCCTTGAAATATGATGAAGTTCAATTTGTTTTAAGTACATAGCCGAGACAAGTTTGATTCATCTTGTAGATAAAATACTAGAAAACGTTAACAAATTGTATATTTGCTTATCTTTTGCTTATACTCTACTTATgttttacataatttttgtttgtttatatttggccgaccacaaaaaccaaatctaatTATGGCCTTTACCGGAACTAATTTTTGtattggtttttattttattttattttattaatttggatTGTAAAATCCAGTAACAATTTTACTATTTCAACGTAAGTAATGTAGAGAAAAATCTCTTGCAAAAAGAATTTACTTGTTCGAAAGTAAACTATATAACTGctgacaaagacaaaaaaaaataaaaaataataagagagTGGCTTGtaatatagaagaaatataAGGGTAGAGggatggcaaaaaaaaaagctaggTAATTCACCAGGagaaaattttacatttttactaaagtattttatatgtttgaaATCTATTTTAACAGGTTTCCGATGGAGATCTTGTCATTTGCTTCCCCAAACATAACCAACCAGCTTTTGCCCATCCTCGTTTAATACATCTCAAGATAcaggtttgtttctttactttttaaattttgtttctttactttttaaattttgttgctCGATTACTTATGATTCCTAGAATGACTGGAACTAGCAAGAAAAGTGAATGGCGAACATCAGAGGCACACGTCAGTACCGCCAAATGTCCTGAAGGTACAGTGCCAATACAAAACATAACCGTTTTGGATCATCGAGCAAAACCAGAAAGAGGCAATAACAATACTAGTTTCAT
It encodes the following:
- a CDS encoding Defensin-like (DEFL) family protein (Defensin-like (DEFL) family protein; FUNCTIONS IN: molecular_function unknown; INVOLVED IN: biological_process unknown; LOCATED IN: endomembrane system; BEST Arabidopsis thaliana protein match is: Cysteine-rich protein (TAIR:AT2G03933.1); Has 43 Blast hits to 43 proteins in 3 species: Archae - 0; Bacteria - 0; Metazoa - 0; Fungi - 0; Plants - 43; Viruses - 0; Other Eukaryotes - 0 (source: NCBI BLink).); protein product: MGIKKTSATVFLVIILTISFSYYDVEAESVIEPAKYGACLFLCDARRDDHACFYDCTNVAIYRTGHCVGNPPRCCCIRG